The Fructilactobacillus myrtifloralis genome contains a region encoding:
- the mscL gene encoding large-conductance mechanosensitive channel protein MscL, translating into MLKEFKAFISKGNVIDMAVGVIIGSAFTGIVSSLVKNILNPLIGLFIGNIDLSSLSFKVGGATFRYGVFLNAVINFFIIAFVVFMIVKILGKMRLRQDQKKPTPKSEQYLAEIVTLLKQEQGQSSPTDTETKNPK; encoded by the coding sequence ATGCTAAAGGAATTCAAAGCCTTCATTTCTAAGGGGAACGTGATTGACATGGCCGTCGGGGTTATCATCGGCTCGGCTTTTACGGGAATCGTCAGTTCGTTAGTTAAAAACATTCTGAATCCTTTAATTGGGTTGTTCATCGGTAACATCGATTTGTCCTCCCTCTCGTTTAAAGTTGGAGGCGCGACCTTTCGTTACGGAGTGTTCTTAAATGCGGTCATTAACTTCTTTATCATTGCCTTTGTGGTTTTCATGATTGTGAAAATCTTAGGGAAAATGCGCTTACGGCAGGATCAAAAGAAGCCAACGCCCAAGAGCGAACAGTATTTGGCAGAGATTGTAACCCTATTGAAACAGGAACAAGGTCAGTCTAGTCCGACTGATACAGAAACAAAAAATCCTAAATAA
- a CDS encoding Ppx/GppA family phosphatase encodes MENFVIIDIGSNSVRMAIYAIDEAGHYQEIKRMKSAARLSEGMGPHNILQFSAMKRTIAALRRFQSEYEKLPNVVVRAIATAAVRQAQNQTDFLQSIKAELGIDVRVLTGKQEAYFDYQGVVNRIKARDFVLMDIGGASVEIVHVRNRQAINYVSIPTGAVKLTEQFHLQNQVQAADLFAAQQHIIEQFSKIGWLGHPAHYPIVLIGGAARTLARINRRRQHFRRVDEIQNYQLTRKQVDQTMRELLSKPLAKRQLINGLESDRADVIIGGLLNLTAVMDFIDSKRVIFSDGGVREGVINEYLEQRTKV; translated from the coding sequence ATGGAAAACTTTGTAATTATTGATATTGGGTCCAATTCGGTCCGGATGGCCATTTACGCCATTGACGAGGCGGGTCATTACCAAGAAATCAAACGCATGAAAAGCGCTGCCCGGCTGTCAGAGGGAATGGGACCACACAATATTCTCCAATTTTCGGCAATGAAACGGACGATTGCAGCCCTGCGCCGGTTTCAAAGTGAATACGAAAAACTACCGAACGTGGTGGTCCGTGCCATTGCCACCGCGGCCGTGCGTCAGGCACAAAACCAAACTGATTTTTTGCAGAGCATTAAAGCGGAGCTCGGAATCGACGTGCGGGTTTTAACCGGGAAACAAGAGGCTTATTTCGATTACCAAGGCGTTGTTAACCGGATTAAGGCTCGTGACTTTGTGTTGATGGACATCGGTGGCGCTAGCGTGGAAATTGTCCACGTGCGGAACCGCCAGGCAATCAACTACGTGAGCATCCCGACCGGAGCCGTTAAACTTACGGAACAATTTCACCTGCAAAATCAGGTGCAAGCGGCAGACTTATTTGCGGCGCAACAACACATTATTGAACAGTTCAGTAAGATTGGGTGGCTAGGGCATCCAGCGCACTACCCGATTGTCTTAATTGGCGGGGCAGCTCGGACCCTAGCACGGATTAACCGGCGACGCCAGCACTTTCGACGGGTCGATGAAATTCAAAACTACCAATTAACGCGGAAACAGGTGGATCAAACCATGCGCGAACTCCTGAGCAAACCCCTTGCCAAGCGCCAACTGATTAACGGCCTCGAGAGTGACCGGGCGGATGTGATCATTGGAGGATTACTTAACCTAACGGCCGTTATGGATTTCATTGATTCCAAACGGGTCATCTTTTCAGACGGTGGAGTCCGCGAAGGGGTAATTAACGAATACTTAGAACAACGAACCAAAGTTTAA
- a CDS encoding MDR family MFS transporter, whose protein sequence is MSEKQTVDANGRPYNRTIFVLILLVGAFVAVLNQTILGTAFPTLMQAFHVSTSTVQWLTTGFMMVNGILIPVSAWLTGRMNTKWLYLGAMLIFEIGTILAAFAPTFSVLFIARLIQAVGVGVIMPLMQTILLSIFPANERGAALGMGGIVIGLAPAIGPTLSGWIIDNYSWRLIFELLIPIAAFVLIAGLFFIKPVLPTHKSKLDYISLILSTIGFGSALYGFSSVGNDGWGSATVIWSLLIGAFFIAIFIWRQLHLKNPFLDLRVLKSFEFSVSTSLASIAFMAMIGVEMVLPLYLQIVKGMTAFHSGLTLLGGALMMGIMSPITGMLFDKFGARRLAICGLFLLSVGTFPFMFLTEDTSNAYIMVLYGVRMFGIAMVMMPVTTSGMNALPVQKMGHGTAVNNTIRQICGSIATAVMVSILSNVTKNNMPSGTLKVNDPIHFRDLAISATLKGYTAAFGIAFLISVIAFIVAFALKKGPVTKGGDEE, encoded by the coding sequence ATGAGCGAAAAACAAACCGTTGATGCGAACGGACGCCCGTATAATCGAACAATCTTTGTGCTCATCTTATTGGTGGGTGCGTTTGTCGCCGTTTTAAACCAAACTATTTTGGGGACGGCATTTCCAACGTTGATGCAGGCGTTTCACGTTAGCACTTCGACCGTTCAATGGTTAACCACCGGATTTATGATGGTAAACGGAATTTTAATTCCAGTGAGTGCGTGGCTGACTGGAAGAATGAACACCAAGTGGTTGTATTTAGGTGCGATGCTAATTTTTGAAATTGGGACCATTTTAGCGGCCTTTGCACCAACCTTTAGCGTGTTATTCATTGCCCGCCTTATTCAAGCCGTGGGAGTGGGGGTCATTATGCCGTTGATGCAAACGATCCTACTCTCCATTTTCCCTGCTAACGAACGGGGAGCGGCGCTTGGAATGGGTGGAATTGTCATTGGATTAGCTCCGGCGATTGGTCCCACCTTGTCCGGTTGGATCATTGATAATTACTCCTGGCGGCTGATTTTTGAATTATTAATTCCAATTGCAGCGTTTGTGTTGATTGCAGGATTATTCTTCATTAAACCCGTTTTACCAACGCACAAATCAAAGTTGGATTACATTTCGTTAATTCTCTCGACCATTGGATTTGGTTCCGCCCTGTACGGGTTCTCCAGCGTTGGGAACGATGGTTGGGGAAGCGCCACGGTAATTTGGTCGCTATTGATTGGAGCCTTTTTCATTGCCATCTTCATTTGGCGGCAACTACACCTGAAGAATCCGTTCTTGGATTTACGGGTTTTAAAATCATTTGAATTTAGTGTCTCAACCTCCCTGGCCTCCATTGCCTTCATGGCGATGATCGGGGTCGAAATGGTGCTGCCCCTCTACTTGCAGATTGTTAAGGGGATGACGGCCTTCCATTCCGGACTAACTCTGTTAGGAGGAGCCCTGATGATGGGGATAATGAGTCCCATTACGGGAATGTTATTTGATAAATTTGGAGCCCGGCGCTTAGCCATTTGTGGGCTGTTCTTACTTTCCGTGGGAACTTTTCCGTTTATGTTTTTAACGGAAGACACTTCCAATGCTTACATCATGGTTCTTTATGGAGTTCGAATGTTTGGGATTGCCATGGTGATGATGCCGGTCACAACTTCTGGAATGAACGCTTTGCCAGTCCAGAAGATGGGGCACGGAACGGCCGTTAACAACACAATTCGGCAAATTTGTGGTTCAATTGCGACGGCGGTCATGGTTTCGATCTTATCGAACGTCACCAAAAACAACATGCCTAGTGGAACCTTAAAGGTAAATGATCCGATTCATTTTCGTGATTTAGCCATTTCGGCAACCTTGAAGGGGTATACGGCCGCCTTTGGAATTGCCTTTCTGATTTCTGTGATTGCCTTCATCGTGGCCTTTGCGTTGAAAAAGGGTCCGGTAACGAAAGGGGGAGACGAAGAATGA
- a CDS encoding 2,3-diphosphoglycerate-dependent phosphoglycerate mutase, with product MAKLCLIRHGQSEWNLANKFTGWVDVDLSEEGVKQAQNAGKLIAAAGLEFDQAYTSVLKRAIKTLHYALDESDQLWIPEMKTWRLNERHYGDLQGKNKAKAAEKYGDEQVHIWRRSYDVLPPLLSADDEGSATKDRRYADLDPRSIPAGENLKTTLERVIPFWQDHIAPKLLDNKNVIIAAHGNSLRALTKYIENISDADIMDVEIATGEPIVYDIDSNLNVVSKQKLGE from the coding sequence ATGGCTAAATTATGTTTAATTCGACACGGACAAAGTGAATGGAACTTAGCAAACAAGTTTACTGGTTGGGTAGACGTTGACCTAAGTGAAGAGGGAGTCAAGCAAGCGCAAAACGCCGGGAAGTTGATTGCAGCAGCTGGGTTAGAATTTGACCAAGCATATACTTCTGTTTTGAAGCGGGCCATTAAGACCTTACACTACGCCTTAGATGAAAGCGACCAACTCTGGATTCCAGAAATGAAAACCTGGCGCTTAAACGAACGGCACTACGGTGATTTACAGGGTAAAAATAAGGCTAAGGCAGCGGAAAAGTATGGGGACGAACAAGTTCACATCTGGCGCCGGTCTTACGACGTCTTGCCACCCCTGTTAAGTGCTGATGACGAAGGTTCTGCCACAAAAGATCGTCGCTACGCTGATTTGGATCCACGGTCCATTCCTGCTGGGGAAAACTTGAAGACGACCTTGGAACGGGTAATTCCCTTCTGGCAGGATCACATTGCACCGAAGTTATTAGATAACAAAAACGTAATTATTGCAGCGCACGGGAACTCACTCCGGGCTTTAACTAAGTACATTGAAAACATCTCTGATGCAGACATTATGGATGTTGAAATTGCTACTGGGGAACCAATTGTGTATGACATTGATTCCAACTTGAACGTGGTTAGCAAGCAAAAATTAGGAGAATAA
- a CDS encoding AI-2E family transporter — METHWQNFLKNVQLRRAVVLMLLIGLIYVCREMITTILLTFIFTLLVTKAVLWVRKRVQIPTPLLVIGLYLLIVGSIVVIAVLYLPTIVEQGIEYSKVLYKFYQRPHTIENPQVRDAVVNLIKTVNVPKQLKDSMGVILDYVTSAGNIGFSMFISLLLSFFFTLELKQTKEFSEKFLSSTFGWFFQDVAYFGNIFVKTFGVVLEAQFFIAICNTVLTTICLAILGMPQLVIFAIMIFLLSLVPVAGVILSLIPLSISAYTVGGIRYVIYVIIIVVVVHMLEAYVLNPKFMSSKTELPIFYTFVVLLIGEHFWGTWGLIVAVPVFTFFLDVFGVQKVDRPRLRKPKPKKKNLKNATK, encoded by the coding sequence ATGGAGACTCATTGGCAAAATTTTTTAAAGAACGTGCAGCTACGGCGCGCCGTCGTCTTAATGCTGTTAATTGGATTGATTTACGTTTGCCGGGAAATGATCACCACCATTTTGTTAACCTTCATTTTTACGTTACTGGTCACCAAAGCGGTGTTATGGGTCCGAAAACGCGTTCAGATTCCCACGCCGCTACTTGTGATTGGACTGTATCTGTTAATTGTTGGTTCGATTGTTGTGATTGCGGTCTTGTATCTGCCTACGATTGTGGAGCAGGGCATCGAGTATTCAAAGGTGCTGTACAAGTTTTACCAGCGCCCACATACAATTGAAAATCCGCAAGTGCGTGATGCGGTCGTTAATTTAATCAAGACGGTGAATGTTCCCAAACAGTTGAAAGATAGTATGGGTGTCATCTTAGATTACGTGACGAGTGCGGGTAACATTGGGTTTTCGATGTTTATCTCCTTACTGCTGAGCTTCTTCTTTACCCTCGAACTCAAGCAGACCAAGGAATTTTCCGAGAAGTTTTTGAGTAGCACCTTCGGCTGGTTTTTCCAAGACGTGGCCTACTTTGGGAACATCTTTGTTAAAACCTTTGGGGTGGTATTGGAAGCCCAGTTCTTCATCGCCATCTGTAATACGGTGCTAACGACCATCTGTCTGGCCATCTTGGGCATGCCGCAACTGGTGATTTTTGCCATCATGATTTTCCTATTAAGTTTGGTCCCGGTGGCGGGGGTTATTTTATCGTTAATCCCGCTGTCGATTTCGGCCTATACGGTCGGCGGAATCCGGTACGTGATTTACGTTATCATCATCGTCGTGGTGGTGCACATGCTGGAAGCCTATGTCCTGAACCCGAAGTTTATGTCATCAAAGACCGAACTGCCGATTTTCTATACCTTTGTGGTCTTGTTAATTGGTGAACACTTCTGGGGAACTTGGGGATTAATCGTAGCGGTACCGGTCTTTACCTTCTTCTTAGATGTGTTTGGAGTGCAAAAGGTCGATCGACCCCGGTTGCGGAAGCCAAAGCCAAAGAAAAAGAACTTAAAAAACGCAACAAAGTGA
- the helD gene encoding RNA polymerase recycling motor HelD has protein sequence MNPQEEQAERRRVTHVTDLLHHKIKQSQAEVEKARAESERVQKNYGINTSVNYLEADDRIETKADLQQQRNLVNRTVENEAIVKKQLATYQQLAHSPYFGRIDVQDPGESSSEPLYIGTASFMDDQGEFLIHDWRAPISSVYYNGTLGTVHYQTPNGERTTTLTHKRQFKIKDGQILHMFDTNETVGDEMLQETLGGKSSEQLQNIVATIQREQNDIIRDVRSDLLVVQGVAGSGKTSALLQRIAFLLYHSRDDLNANQILLFSPNLLFSNYIKDVLPSLGERNMRQVTLQTFFAQRLEGLQVQTRFERYEHDRRFSPVAAFKASQPFMDAISSYLKQLTPDQLQVAPLYFQGEIFFEPSEIRAIYGHQNPRLPLADKFLRTKNTLIKRLKARIKDELGEEWVLDALDELSEEQYQAYLGDTDPSEFADFEAEQTYVAQKLVKDRLRVVYDAIYNDQFWDATAQYLDFLQQVDLPPEVTATDWTQTVQTFQNNLEYHRLQLVDAAPLLFLRDQFTGENHNHRIKYLFVDEVQDYSVAELMYLKLTFTRAKFNLIGDSEQALFKDVETADALLKRLQAALPVRHPRLINLNRSYRSTYPITTLASCILPAGDHIEAFNRAGDLPTYTEAPDEQHLLATAQHIITRELHQHETVAIITKTQAEAEHVYQALRHQFDCLLVTDKARTLNKAVVIVPVYLAKGLEFDSVIAWDVSNHNFPNSHDLGILYTMMTRAMHHLALLSIGTITNLIPDSAFAQSLLTKKSTS, from the coding sequence ATGAATCCACAAGAAGAGCAGGCCGAACGGCGCCGGGTTACCCACGTGACGGACCTCCTTCACCACAAAATTAAACAGAGTCAAGCAGAGGTGGAAAAGGCCCGGGCGGAATCCGAACGGGTCCAAAAAAACTACGGCATCAACACGTCCGTTAACTACCTAGAAGCCGATGACCGCATTGAAACGAAGGCCGACTTGCAACAGCAACGAAACCTCGTGAACCGGACGGTCGAAAACGAAGCCATTGTTAAAAAACAACTGGCCACCTACCAGCAGCTGGCCCATTCGCCCTACTTCGGACGCATCGACGTTCAGGATCCGGGTGAATCAAGTTCTGAACCGCTCTACATCGGCACGGCCTCCTTCATGGACGACCAAGGGGAGTTTTTAATTCACGACTGGCGGGCTCCAATTTCCAGTGTGTATTACAACGGAACCCTAGGAACGGTGCACTACCAAACGCCCAACGGCGAGCGCACCACCACGTTAACCCACAAGCGCCAGTTTAAAATTAAAGATGGCCAGATTTTGCATATGTTTGATACCAACGAAACCGTGGGTGACGAAATGTTGCAGGAAACGCTGGGAGGCAAAAGTTCCGAGCAACTGCAAAACATCGTGGCCACGATTCAGCGTGAACAAAATGACATTATCCGAGACGTCCGTAGTGATCTGTTGGTCGTTCAAGGGGTTGCCGGCTCGGGAAAAACCTCAGCCCTGCTCCAGCGCATCGCCTTTTTGCTGTACCATAGTCGCGATGACCTAAACGCCAACCAAATCCTGCTCTTTTCTCCCAACCTGTTATTTTCAAACTACATTAAGGACGTTCTCCCGAGCCTTGGGGAACGTAACATGCGCCAAGTTACCTTACAGACTTTCTTTGCCCAACGACTAGAGGGGTTGCAGGTGCAGACACGGTTTGAACGTTATGAACACGACCGCCGCTTTTCCCCTGTAGCTGCCTTTAAAGCAAGTCAACCGTTTATGGATGCAATTAGTAGTTACCTCAAGCAACTCACGCCCGACCAACTGCAGGTGGCGCCGTTGTACTTTCAAGGTGAGATTTTCTTTGAACCGAGTGAAATCCGGGCCATCTATGGCCACCAAAATCCCCGGCTTCCGCTGGCTGATAAATTTCTGCGGACCAAGAATACCCTCATCAAACGGCTCAAGGCCCGCATTAAGGATGAACTGGGCGAAGAGTGGGTATTAGATGCGCTGGACGAACTATCCGAAGAGCAGTACCAGGCTTATCTCGGTGACACGGATCCCAGTGAATTTGCAGACTTTGAAGCAGAACAAACCTATGTCGCCCAAAAACTGGTCAAGGACCGTCTCCGAGTGGTGTATGATGCCATTTATAACGATCAATTTTGGGATGCCACGGCCCAGTACCTGGACTTTTTGCAACAGGTCGACCTCCCACCGGAAGTTACTGCCACTGACTGGACCCAGACCGTTCAGACCTTTCAAAACAACTTAGAGTATCACCGCCTGCAACTGGTGGATGCGGCCCCCTTGCTCTTTTTACGGGATCAATTTACCGGGGAAAATCACAACCACCGGATTAAATACCTTTTTGTTGATGAGGTTCAGGACTACTCCGTTGCAGAACTGATGTATCTAAAGCTCACTTTCACGCGGGCCAAGTTCAACTTGATTGGGGATAGCGAGCAAGCACTGTTTAAGGACGTTGAAACGGCGGACGCCTTGTTAAAACGACTCCAAGCAGCGCTCCCGGTGCGCCATCCCCGGTTAATCAACTTAAACCGGTCCTATCGGTCTACCTATCCAATTACGACCCTGGCTAGTTGCATCCTTCCGGCGGGAGACCACATCGAGGCCTTTAACCGGGCGGGTGACCTGCCAACCTACACGGAGGCTCCAGATGAACAACACCTGTTAGCGACGGCTCAGCATATCATTACCAGGGAGTTGCACCAGCATGAAACGGTCGCCATCATTACCAAAACCCAGGCAGAGGCCGAACACGTCTACCAAGCTCTGCGGCATCAGTTTGACTGTTTGCTAGTTACTGACAAGGCCCGAACACTCAATAAAGCAGTGGTAATTGTGCCGGTCTACCTGGCTAAGGGGTTAGAATTTGACTCCGTCATCGCCTGGGACGTCTCCAACCATAACTTTCCGAATTCCCACGACCTCGGAATTTTATACACTATGATGACCCGGGCCATGCACCATTTGGCGTTATTGAGCATAGGTACTATCACGAACTTGATTCCGGACTCGGCCTTTGCGCAATCATTATTAACAAAAAAAAGCACTTCATAA
- a CDS encoding DUF4811 domain-containing protein, whose translation MIFVILIGTVLAFFLCFNLIPNHKVANVTGCVAGFLVIVTVLSIIGNFHYHWGMKKATVETTQSFTSINRQLNMVLYQKLGKQGNEQVVIYKRTASQKKPTTTPAVQTHNVIHHEGTKNRLVTQKQEWVYKNNFYRMLFGLAQKETFINRTNTFYVAQDYLVMTPNQAKEFGKRMQQAAAGLQKQQQNPAAQMAVQQQAQQYVQGKLAAELQKHPQLSDQQRQQLMKKWQTEFKQQLKQKAQRQLAEQVAQSMHLK comes from the coding sequence ATGATTTTTGTGATTTTAATTGGAACGGTTCTTGCGTTTTTCCTGTGTTTTAATTTAATTCCGAATCATAAGGTTGCCAACGTGACGGGTTGTGTAGCTGGTTTCTTAGTAATTGTGACCGTTTTGAGTATCATTGGGAATTTTCATTACCACTGGGGAATGAAAAAAGCGACGGTTGAAACGACCCAATCGTTTACCTCTATTAACCGGCAACTTAACATGGTGTTATACCAAAAGCTCGGTAAGCAGGGGAACGAACAGGTTGTGATTTACAAGCGGACTGCTAGTCAAAAGAAACCGACGACCACTCCCGCGGTGCAGACGCACAACGTGATTCATCATGAAGGTACCAAGAATCGATTAGTAACCCAAAAGCAAGAGTGGGTATATAAGAATAATTTTTACCGGATGTTATTTGGGTTAGCGCAAAAGGAAACCTTTATTAATCGGACCAATACCTTTTACGTGGCACAAGATTACCTTGTGATGACGCCCAACCAGGCGAAAGAATTTGGCAAGCGGATGCAACAGGCAGCCGCTGGCTTACAAAAGCAACAACAAAACCCCGCTGCGCAAATGGCAGTTCAACAACAAGCGCAACAGTATGTGCAGGGTAAATTAGCAGCTGAGTTGCAAAAACACCCGCAGCTTTCAGACCAGCAACGCCAACAATTAATGAAGAAGTGGCAGACTGAATTTAAGCAACAGTTAAAACAGAAGGCCCAACGGCAACTGGCTGAACAGGTTGCACAATCCATGCATTTAAAATAA
- the trpS gene encoding tryptophan--tRNA ligase, with translation MTKPIILTGDRPTGKLHIGHYVGSLENRVKLQNTGKYDPYIMIADMQALTDNARDPEKIRQSLFQVALDYLAVGIDPKKSTIFVQSQIPALNELTMIYMNLVSVARLERNPTVKHEIQQKSFKESVPVGFLTYPVSQAADITAFKATVVPVGDDQEPMLEQTREIVRSFNRAYHTDVLVEPEGYFPPKGEGRIPGLDGNAKMSKSLNNAIYLSDSADEIQKKVMSMYTDPNHVHVEDPGQVEGNPVFTYLDIFAPDQQHVAELKEQYAHGGLGDVKIKRYLNEVLQAVLEPIRTRREQYAQDPAQVAAILQAGSQKANQVAEQTLDEVRNAMGINYFA, from the coding sequence ATGACCAAACCAATTATTTTAACGGGTGATCGCCCGACGGGAAAGCTCCATATCGGCCATTACGTTGGGTCATTGGAGAACCGGGTTAAACTACAGAACACGGGGAAGTATGATCCCTACATTATGATTGCTGACATGCAGGCGTTGACTGATAACGCTAGAGATCCCGAAAAGATTCGCCAGAGCCTCTTTCAGGTTGCTTTGGACTACCTAGCCGTGGGCATAGACCCGAAGAAATCAACGATCTTTGTGCAGTCCCAAATCCCCGCTTTAAACGAACTGACCATGATTTACATGAACCTCGTGAGCGTAGCCCGCTTGGAACGTAACCCAACCGTAAAGCATGAGATTCAGCAAAAGAGCTTCAAGGAGAGCGTGCCCGTGGGCTTTTTAACGTATCCGGTGAGTCAAGCGGCAGACATTACGGCCTTTAAGGCAACGGTGGTCCCGGTTGGTGACGATCAGGAACCAATGTTGGAACAAACCCGAGAAATTGTGCGCAGCTTTAACCGGGCCTACCACACTGACGTCTTAGTAGAGCCGGAAGGGTATTTCCCCCCCAAAGGTGAGGGACGGATTCCAGGCTTAGATGGGAACGCCAAGATGAGTAAGTCGCTCAATAATGCGATTTACCTCTCGGACAGCGCCGATGAGATTCAAAAAAAGGTGATGTCTATGTACACGGATCCCAACCACGTTCACGTTGAGGATCCGGGTCAGGTTGAGGGAAATCCGGTCTTTACCTACCTAGATATCTTTGCTCCTGATCAACAACACGTCGCTGAATTAAAGGAACAATATGCCCACGGTGGTTTGGGAGATGTTAAAATTAAGCGATACTTAAATGAAGTCCTCCAAGCGGTTTTAGAGCCAATTCGGACCCGTCGGGAACAGTATGCTCAGGATCCAGCTCAGGTCGCAGCGATCTTACAAGCGGGGAGTCAGAAAGCTAACCAAGTGGCAGAACAAACTCTGGATGAGGTTCGCAATGCCATGGGGATTAACTATTTTGCCTAA